Proteins encoded within one genomic window of Chiloscyllium punctatum isolate Juve2018m chromosome 7, sChiPun1.3, whole genome shotgun sequence:
- the rpf1 gene encoding ribosome production factor 1 gives MAAARKRERPGTEPEAQAQAQAQAQAEAQAQAQAGSGPPPVPQFPPTFSISEIKNKQRRQFMFQRWKRARRQEQLAAKKKRQKEREALGDKAPPKPVPKTIENQREYDETTVDPDDEEVAFDEATDEFSSYFNRQTSPKILITTSDRPRGRTVRLCEQLAKVVPNSHVYYRRGLALKNVIPQCVAREFTYLLVINENRKVPNGLIVSHLPNGPTAHFKMSSVRLAKELKRRGKDPSSHSPEVILNNFSTRLGHSIGRMFAALFPYNPQFVGRQVVTFHNQRDYIFFRFHRYIFRNEKKVGLQELGPRFTLKLRSLQKGTFDSKYGEYEWIHKRHEMDTSRRKFHL, from the exons ATGGCGGCCGCGAGGAAGCGCGAGCGGCCGGGCACGGAGCCCgaggcccaggcccaggcccaggcccaggcccaggccgaggcccaggcccaggcccaggccgGGTCCGGGCCGCCGCCCGTCCCACAGTTCCCGCCCACCTTCAGTATCTCCGAGATCAAAAACAAACAGCGGCGGCAGTTCATGTTCCAGCGGTGGAAGCGGGCCCGGCggcag GAGCAACTGGCAGCTAAAAAGAAacggcagaaggagagagaggcacTTGGAGACAAG GCACCGCCAAAACCAGTCCCAAAGACCATTGAAAACCAACGAGAGTATGATGAAACAACTGTCGACCCAGATGATGAGGAG GTGGCTTTCGATGAAGCAACAGATGAATTTTCTTCCTACTTCAATCGACAAACAAGTCCGAAGATCCTTATTACCACGTCTGACAGGCCTCGAGGG AGAACAGTACGGTTATGTGAGCAACTGGCAAAGGTAGTGCCAAACTCTCATGTCTACTACAGGAGGGGATTGGCTCTGAAAAATGTCATACCACAGTGTGTCGCCAGAGAGTTTACATACTTACTTGTCATCAATGAAAATCGGAAAGTACCAA ATGGTTTAATTGTTAGCCACCTTCCCAATGGACCAACAGCACATTTCAAGATGTCTAGTGTGCGTCTAGCAAAAGAACTGAAG AGGAGAGGGAAGGATCCGTCGAGCCACTCACCAGAAGTCATCCTAAACAATTTCTCTACCCGCCTGGGACACAGCATTGGAAGAATGTTTGCTGCCCTCTTTCCTTACAATCCACAGTTTGTGGGACGACAAGTGGTAACCTTTCATAACCAGCGTGATTACATATTCTTCAGATTTCACAg GTACATATTTCGAAATGAGAAGAAAGTGggtcttcaagaacttggaccacGTTTCACACTGAAACTGAGATCTTTACAGAAAGGGACCTTTGATTCAAAGTATGGAGAATATGAATGGATCCACAAG cGTCATGAAATGGATACGAGTCGAAGGAAGTTTCACTTATAA